A single region of the Deltaproteobacteria bacterium genome encodes:
- a CDS encoding class I SAM-dependent methyltransferase — MKYSITKILNFGAGIYDRWAKHNLREIYKRLTELADLKGNEKVLDIGCGPGNLDLMIAEILDEGFIHGIDIAPKMIEIAREKAKERGYDIDYRVGNSTKLPYESCEFDVVFTCLLYHHLSHGEKDQTLKEIYRVLEPNGRYISLEFQEFPTDVFHRIFLKLSTGNSGIMHGLHPAELIEGNKFHTEKQIKGSPFWKHHHTSYRVLIKK, encoded by the coding sequence ATGAAATACTCAATAACAAAAATCCTTAACTTTGGCGCAGGTATTTATGACAGATGGGCGAAGCACAATTTAAGAGAAATTTACAAAAGATTGACTGAATTGGCAGATTTAAAAGGGAACGAAAAGGTCTTGGATATTGGTTGCGGGCCAGGAAATTTAGATTTAATGATTGCTGAAATTCTGGACGAGGGTTTTATCCATGGAATTGATATAGCCCCTAAAATGATAGAAATAGCAAGGGAAAAGGCAAAAGAAAGAGGGTATGACATAGATTATAGAGTTGGAAATTCTACTAAATTACCCTACGAAAGCTGTGAATTTGATGTTGTGTTTACCTGCCTGCTGTATCACCATCTAAGCCACGGAGAAAAGGATCAAACATTGAAAGAAATTTACAGAGTTCTTGAACCAAATGGCAGATATATCTCTTTAGAGTTCCAAGAATTCCCCACAGATGTCTTTCACAGAATTTTTCTAAAATTGTCTACTGGAAATTCCGGGATTATGCATGGTTTACATCCTGCTGAATTAATTGAAGGGAATAAATTTCATACTGAGAAACAAATTAAGGGTTCACCCTTTTGGAAACATCATCACACAAGTTATAGAGTTCTAATCAAAAAATGA